In Streptomyces sp. SID8374, one genomic interval encodes:
- a CDS encoding NAD(P)-dependent alcohol dehydrogenase, with translation MRNTVGWQAEGPSTTTLRRTPLTRRDLRPDDLAVRVDYCGVCHSDLHALGVPGKEGGQLLVPGHEFTGVVTETGSAVTGFAVGDPVAVGNIVDSCGECAMCRAGQENFCHTFPTLTYNGTDRHDGSTTLGGYSREYVVRDRFAYPLPAALDPAAAAPLLCAGITVWEPMQALGVGPGSRVAVAGLGGLGHLAVKIATALGADTSVISRSADKADDARRLGAQSLIVSTDPEQMAAARDRFDVVIDTISSPHDLGPYLRLVALDGTLSLLGYLGPVTVEATGLLVGRKKLSSAGSGGRPATAAMLDFCARHGITADIELLPSSQVNEALDRLRRNDVRYRFVLDMSDLD, from the coding sequence ATGAGGAACACAGTGGGCTGGCAGGCGGAAGGTCCGTCGACGACGACACTGCGGCGGACCCCGTTGACCCGGCGCGACCTGCGGCCCGACGACCTCGCGGTCCGGGTGGACTACTGCGGGGTGTGCCACTCCGACCTGCACGCCCTCGGCGTCCCCGGCAAGGAAGGAGGGCAGCTCCTGGTGCCGGGCCACGAGTTCACGGGGGTGGTGACCGAAACCGGGTCCGCGGTCACCGGCTTCGCCGTCGGCGACCCGGTCGCGGTGGGCAACATCGTCGACTCGTGCGGCGAGTGCGCCATGTGCCGGGCCGGTCAGGAGAACTTCTGCCACACCTTCCCGACCCTGACCTACAACGGCACCGACCGGCACGACGGATCGACCACCCTGGGTGGCTACTCCCGCGAGTACGTCGTCCGCGACCGGTTCGCCTACCCCCTTCCCGCAGCCCTGGATCCGGCCGCCGCCGCTCCCCTGCTCTGCGCCGGGATCACCGTCTGGGAACCGATGCAGGCCCTCGGCGTGGGGCCGGGAAGCCGCGTCGCCGTGGCGGGACTGGGCGGTCTGGGCCATCTCGCGGTCAAGATCGCCACGGCGCTCGGGGCCGACACCTCGGTGATCAGCCGCTCGGCGGACAAGGCCGACGACGCCCGTCGCCTCGGCGCGCAGAGCCTCATCGTCTCCACGGACCCGGAGCAGATGGCTGCCGCTCGCGACCGGTTCGACGTCGTCATCGACACCATTTCCTCCCCGCACGATCTCGGCCCCTACCTTCGCCTGGTCGCCCTGGACGGGACGCTCAGCCTCCTCGGGTACCTCGGCCCTGTCACCGTGGAGGCCACCGGCCTGCTCGTGGGACGCAAGAAGCTCAGCTCCGCGGGCAGCGGGGGCAGGCCGGCGACCGCCGCCATGCTGGACTTCTGTGCCAGGCACGGCATCACCGCCGACATCGAACTGCTCCCCTCGTCACAGGTGAACGAGGCCCTCGACCGGCTCCGGCGCAACGACGTCCGCTACCGCTTCGTCCTCGACATGTCCGACCTGGACTGA
- a CDS encoding TetR family transcriptional regulator: MADQPLTSRGAATYQRILDVAIQEFAEHGLAGARVERIVAAARTNKAQLYAYFGSKEGLFDAIFFGSLERIVNVVPIDATDLADWAVRLYDEYLRRPDLIRLATWARLERRPAGHLVDRPDRLDDRKLRAIAEAQDAGLVRQGDPFDVMAMVIAMSMAWSPVSNVYAATADEPSEVHERRRELLRESVRRAMAADGQSG; encoded by the coding sequence ATGGCCGACCAACCCCTGACCTCGCGCGGAGCCGCCACGTACCAGCGCATCCTCGATGTGGCGATCCAGGAGTTCGCCGAGCACGGGCTCGCCGGGGCGCGCGTCGAACGCATCGTGGCTGCCGCACGCACCAACAAGGCGCAGCTCTACGCCTACTTCGGCAGCAAGGAAGGGCTCTTCGACGCCATCTTCTTCGGCTCGCTGGAGCGGATCGTGAACGTCGTCCCGATCGACGCCACCGACCTCGCGGACTGGGCCGTACGCCTCTACGACGAATACCTCCGCCGCCCCGACCTCATCCGGCTGGCCACCTGGGCGCGCCTGGAGCGCCGCCCGGCCGGCCATCTGGTCGACCGCCCCGACCGCCTCGACGACCGCAAACTGCGCGCCATCGCCGAGGCCCAGGACGCCGGCCTGGTGCGGCAGGGGGACCCGTTCGACGTCATGGCCATGGTGATCGCCATGTCGATGGCCTGGTCACCGGTCAGCAACGTGTACGCGGCGACCGCGGACGAGCCCTCCGAGGTGCACGAGCGGCGTCGTGAGCTGCTCCGCGAGAGCGTCCGCCGCGCCATGGCCGCCGACGGGCAGAGCGGCTGA
- a CDS encoding TetR/AcrR family transcriptional regulator produces the protein MDVLPVSWGAPRPERADAARNRAHLLATARDMLAESGPDQLTMDALAERSGLGKGTVFRRFGTRAGIFQALLDEIERDLQERVLSGPPPLGPGAPPIERLVAYGRARVRLLLENTEIARFALDGRQPLPSRPQTPASQMHIRMLLRQLSLDGAHLDLLAIQLTAALDGPLLLYLSADTLSSAGPQIEESLGSAWQDLIERVCRP, from the coding sequence ATGGATGTGCTACCGGTGAGCTGGGGGGCGCCGCGGCCGGAACGGGCGGACGCGGCCCGCAACCGTGCACATCTGCTGGCCACCGCCCGCGACATGCTGGCCGAGTCCGGCCCCGATCAGCTGACGATGGATGCGCTGGCCGAGCGGTCGGGACTGGGCAAGGGCACCGTTTTCCGGCGCTTCGGCACCCGGGCGGGGATCTTCCAGGCGCTACTCGACGAGATCGAGAGAGACTTGCAGGAGCGGGTGCTCTCCGGGCCGCCACCGCTCGGCCCCGGTGCGCCGCCGATCGAACGGCTGGTCGCCTACGGCCGGGCCCGGGTGCGCCTGCTGCTGGAGAACACGGAGATCGCCAGGTTCGCCCTCGACGGTCGGCAGCCCCTCCCGAGCCGCCCCCAGACACCGGCGTCGCAGATGCACATCCGGATGCTCCTGCGCCAGTTGAGCCTGGACGGCGCCCACCTCGACCTGCTCGCGATCCAGCTCACCGCGGCACTCGACGGCCCGCTGCTGTTGTACTTGTCCGCCGACACACTGAGCAGCGCAGGCCCTCAGATCGAAGAGAGCCTCGGCTCGGCCTGGCAGGACTTGATCGAACGGGTATGCAGGCCCTGA
- a CDS encoding LUD domain-containing protein, with protein sequence MTAIDDEARFTTLPDEQTLTATVAALQEHGFGVEVVDDFESARLSVLNRIPQGAQVMTNTSATLQESGIEAVINDPDGPYVSARNKMMTLDFQTQQQEMKAIAGQADYALGSVHAITADGTLVIASATGSQLAAYVWDAPNVILVAGTQKLAPTLQAAHERVVEHSLKLEDVRAQAAYGQRSYIGKLLDIRQEQPGRIHVVLIRQNVGF encoded by the coding sequence ATGACCGCGATCGACGACGAGGCGCGTTTCACGACGCTGCCGGACGAGCAGACCCTCACCGCGACGGTGGCCGCGCTCCAGGAGCACGGTTTCGGTGTGGAGGTCGTGGACGACTTCGAGTCGGCCCGGCTGAGCGTGCTGAACCGGATTCCGCAGGGCGCGCAGGTGATGACCAACACCTCGGCCACGTTGCAGGAGTCGGGCATCGAAGCGGTGATCAACGACCCGGACGGCCCGTACGTATCGGCGCGCAACAAGATGATGACGCTGGACTTCCAGACCCAGCAGCAGGAGATGAAGGCCATCGCCGGGCAGGCCGACTACGCCTTGGGCAGTGTCCACGCGATCACCGCCGACGGCACCCTGGTCATCGCCTCGGCCACCGGCAGCCAGCTCGCCGCCTACGTCTGGGACGCCCCGAACGTGATCCTGGTGGCCGGCACGCAGAAGCTGGCCCCCACCTTGCAGGCCGCCCATGAGCGGGTGGTCGAGCACAGCCTCAAGCTCGAGGACGTCCGGGCGCAGGCCGCGTACGGGCAGCGCAGCTACATCGGCAAGCTCCTGGATATCCGGCAGGAGCAGCCGGGCCGCATCCACGTGGTGCTGATCCGGCAGAACGTCGGGTTCTGA
- a CDS encoding YceI family protein: MTTAVETGLWQLDATRSTIAISHATMWGMVTVKGTFTGVSGEGEVRPDGTVRGAVTLDAASLDTQHKKRDEHLRSADFFDVENHPTLVFAVRDGVFRRNGVVEVEGRLTVRGVSRSQTVTVRVTDSSADAVTLTTEFTVDRDQFGMGWNRLGMMRGLTTVTSTLRFTRTSA, encoded by the coding sequence ATGACCACCGCAGTCGAAACCGGCCTGTGGCAACTCGACGCCACCCGCTCCACCATCGCCATCAGCCACGCGACGATGTGGGGCATGGTCACCGTGAAGGGGACGTTCACCGGCGTCTCCGGTGAGGGCGAGGTCCGCCCCGACGGCACCGTCCGCGGTGCCGTGACCCTGGACGCCGCCTCCCTGGACACGCAGCACAAGAAGCGCGACGAGCACCTGCGCAGCGCGGACTTCTTCGACGTCGAGAACCACCCCACCCTCGTCTTCGCGGTCCGTGACGGCGTGTTCCGCCGGAACGGCGTCGTCGAGGTCGAGGGCCGGCTGACCGTGCGCGGTGTCAGCCGCTCGCAGACCGTGACCGTGCGGGTCACCGACTCCAGCGCGGACGCGGTCACGCTCACCACCGAGTTCACCGTCGACCGGGACCAGTTCGGCATGGGCTGGAACCGGCTGGGCATGATGCGTGGCCTGACGACGGTGACGTCGACGCTCCGGTTCACCCGCACGTCCGCCTAG
- a CDS encoding DUF6640 family protein, whose protein sequence is MTNRITGRASLGKVLISVPAVVAGVGPYIADWNETHIHNPDWPPHAKFHNAQTMGLGVGLAGAALLQLWRPADSRAGARAALDGGAVSAALYWVTQISALAYPGSRAVDPPGKQFFPQAVVALPSLALVGLGYALERRRLRGQG, encoded by the coding sequence ATGACCAACCGCATCACCGGCCGAGCGAGCCTCGGCAAGGTGCTGATCTCGGTACCCGCCGTGGTCGCCGGAGTGGGCCCCTACATCGCGGACTGGAACGAGACCCACATCCACAACCCGGACTGGCCGCCCCACGCCAAGTTCCACAACGCCCAGACCATGGGCCTGGGCGTCGGGCTGGCCGGAGCCGCGCTGCTGCAACTGTGGCGTCCGGCTGATTCCCGGGCAGGTGCCAGGGCAGCCCTGGACGGCGGGGCCGTATCCGCCGCGCTGTACTGGGTGACCCAGATCTCCGCGCTCGCGTACCCCGGCTCCCGCGCCGTGGACCCGCCCGGCAAGCAGTTCTTCCCGCAGGCCGTGGTCGCCCTGCCCTCGCTCGCGCTGGTGGGGCTGGGATATGCCTTGGAGCGGCGACGACTGCGCGGCCAGGGCTGA
- a CDS encoding Uma2 family endonuclease — protein sequence MTAEMVAPAWMHTQISAEQYDSWSEEQCAGIEVVDGMVVVSPSASKRHNRLARLLANALDAAAGPDWNADTDFDVRLQDVPLTNRRPDVTVYRAETIDLTPTRPEHVLLVVEVVSPGSETTDRIVKVDQYAKAGIPFYWRIEQAATGVPIVYTYVLDPANKSYRDGEIFTGTVKATAPFSVTADLGAL from the coding sequence ATGACCGCCGAGATGGTGGCGCCCGCGTGGATGCACACGCAGATCAGCGCGGAGCAGTACGACTCCTGGTCCGAGGAGCAGTGCGCCGGCATCGAGGTCGTGGACGGGATGGTCGTCGTGAGCCCGAGCGCCTCCAAGCGGCACAACCGGCTGGCCCGCCTCCTGGCCAACGCCCTGGACGCCGCCGCGGGCCCGGACTGGAACGCCGACACGGACTTCGACGTCCGCTTGCAGGACGTCCCCCTCACCAACCGCCGCCCTGACGTCACCGTCTACCGGGCGGAGACCATCGACCTCACGCCCACCCGCCCCGAGCACGTCCTCCTGGTCGTCGAGGTCGTATCCCCAGGGTCAGAAACCACAGACCGGATCGTGAAGGTCGACCAGTACGCCAAGGCCGGCATCCCCTTCTACTGGCGCATCGAGCAGGCCGCCACTGGCGTTCCGATCGTCTACACCTACGTCCTCGACCCCGCCAACAAGTCCTACCGGGACGGCGAGATCTTCACCGGCACCGTGAAAGCCACCGCCCCGTTCTCCGTCACGGCCGACCTCGGGGCCCTGTAA